The sequence GGTGACGTAGGAGGCGCGGTCGCCGAGCAGCCAGGCCGCGGCCCCGGCGACCTTGCCGCTCCGCGACACCGTCCGCCGCGAGCACCGCCCGGCCGCCGGGACCGGCCCGCATCGCGGCGGACGCGCCGATCTTCACATATGGTCCGGTCAGAGAGCGGAGGTCGGGAGGTTGAACGGCATGTCATCGGAGTCCGAGCGGTTCATCGTCGTCACCGGAGGACCGGGAGCCGGCAAGAGCACCCTGATCGACCGTCTGCAGGAGGCGGGCTTCGCACGTTCGGAGGAGGCGGGCCGCGGCATCATCCAGGACCAGCTGGTGATCGGGGGCCGCGCGCTGCCCTGGATCGATCCGGACCTGTTCGCCGAGGCGATGCTCTGCTGGGAACTGCGTTCCTACCGCCTGGCGGTGGCGCGTGCCGCACCGGTCTTCTTCGACCGCGGGATCCCGGACATCGTGGGCTACCTGCGGCTCGAAGGACGCCCGGTCCCCGATCACATCCACGCCGCCGCGCAGAGGTTCCGCTACCACCGGCGCGTGCTCGTCGCGCCACCGTGGCCGGAGATCTACGAGCAGGACGACGAGCGCAGGCAGTCGTTCGAAACGGCCCGGCAGACGTACGAGTCCATGGTCGCGGCCTACACGGAGTACGGCTACGAGCTGGTGACGCTCCCGTGCGTACCCGTCGAGGAGCGGCTCCGGTTCGTGGCCGGCTGGATCGGCTGACCGGTCCGCCGCGCCGGCCCGGCCCGTGGGCCGCGTCCGGCAAGCGACCAGATAAAGCCGCCTTTCAGCCGCATGGCGGTGAAATATCCCAGATGGCCGCCCGAACCTGCTTCAATGTCCAGCCATGATCGCAAGGAAGCTGATGGCGGCGGCCGCTCTGGCGGTCGTGACGGTCCCCGCCTCCGCGGGGCAGGCCCAGGCTCGGACGTCGTCCTCCGCCATCTCGGTGATGAGCTGGAACGTCTGCGCGGGCACCAACCCCGGCTGCTTCTTCTACGGCAGGGACATGCGGGAGGTGGCCGTGAAGGTCGCCTGGTACGCGGTCACCCAGCCGATCAGGCCGGATGTGATCTTCCTTCAGGAGTTCTGCTCGGGTGGGACGGCCACGCTGGAGAGCCTGCTGGAGCAGAAGACCGGGCGCGCCTGGACCGTGCGGTCGTCGATCCTCACGGTGAAGGGCGGCTCGCCGAAGGTCTGCGCGCCCGACCGGCAGGGGCGGCCGCGGGGCCATACAGCCGTCACCGTCGCGGTCGCCGGCAACGCGGCCACCTTCCAGGCCCACGGACTGACCTCCCCGCCGTGGTACGTCAAGCGCATGGCGCTCTGCGCCGCGATCCCGGCCAGGAGGGTCAACGTCTGCGGCACCCACCTCAGCGCCGGCCTGTCCTACGACGACAGGGAGCCCGGCGCGCCCTTCCGGAGGAAGCAGGTCGAGGAACTGCTGGCGGCGGCGGCCAAGCCCGGCTACCGCGCCGTCTTCGGCGGGGACCTCAACCTGGCCCCGCCGGACAGCAGGCAGAGCACCGCCGCGAAAAGACGCATCCTGGCGCCCGTCTACGCGGCCTACGCCGAGTGCGACCAGAACGGCACCCGAGACGGACGGTGGACCGAGAAGCACGTCCGCGAGGACGGCAGCGTCTCGAAGCGCAAGCTCGACTACCTCTTCGCCCCCAGGGGAAGCGTGACGCGCTGCCACGTGGCCCAGGATGCCGCCCCCTCCGACCACAGGCCCATCTACGTCAAGGTCGGCCTCGGCTGACACCGGCGCCCCGGGCGGGTCCCCCGGACGGCGTCACCCTCGGGCGACTCGGCTACGGGGCGATGCAATTGCCAGGTGCCGGCGTGCGGGGGCCGCCGCAGGACCACGGCACCTCCTCGCTCGCCCACCTGGAGGAGAACATGGCGGCGGCCGACGTGAGCCTGTCCCGCGAGGACCTCGGCGTCCTGGACAGGCTCGCCTGAACCGTCCAACACAGCGGATTGACCGGCCAAGGCATGGGACGTCCCGTGTCCGGCAAGCAGGCCGGTCGACGTTCGACGAGACCGGTCGATCTTCGGCAGGACGGGGCAAAGGTGCTCCGATGCGGCACTAGGAGGGCCGTGAGCCCGCCGACTGCACGCCCCGCATGGCGATCTCGATGGCCCTGCGCACCGCCTCCCATATCCGCTCCGGCGGGTCGCCCCGGTTCAGGCAGGCCATCGTGGCGAGTTTGGCCGCTCCGGCGAGGGCGCCGACGGCGGCGGCGGCCTCGACGAGGTCGATCTCCTCGGAGTAGGCCCGATGGAGCGCCTCGGCCAGCTGCAGCTGGGTGTCGAACAGCAGCCGCAGCGCGCGGGCCTGAAGCACCGGGACCGACATGATCAGGCGGGTGCGGGCGGGAGTCAGCTCCATGAGGCGATCGGTCTCGGCGAAGGTCCGGGCCATGCTCAGCTCGCCCACGCGGAGCAGGAGCTCGACCACCGTCTCTCCGGCCCGCCGATGCGCGATCATGTCGATGATCTCGTCGAGGCGCGCCTGGCCGTCGAAGAAGACCACGTCCTCCTTGCTCGCGAAGTAGCTGAAGAACGTCCGCGTCGAGATGTCCGCCGCCGCGGCGATCTCCGCGACGGTGGTCTCCTCGTAGCCCTTCTCCTCGAACAGGTGCAGGGCCGCCTCGATCAGCGCGCGACGGGTGCGCAGCTTCTTACGTTCCCGCAACCCCGGACCATCGACCATGCACGCACTTTACTGCATTCTGAGCTTTTCTTCACTGATTGCAAATTTACATTGAATGCTGTTTGGTGGAGGTGAGAGGACACGCGTCTACCTGCGAGGAGCTGCGTCATGACCGAGGCCCCATCCTGCCCGGTAACCTTTCCCACCGCCCGCCGGCACCTCTTCGACCCGCCGGGGGAGGTTCTCCAGTGGCAGCGGCAGGGCGCACTCCACCGGATGACCTTCGCGGACGGCCATCTGGGCTGGCTGCTGACCGGTCACTCCGCCGCCCGGGCCGTGCTCGCCGACAACCGTTTCAGCAACCGCACCGAGCTGACCCATCCGCCGGTCGCCCATCCGCTGGCCCGGCAGGAGAACCGGCAGCCCCTTCCGGGGTTCTTCCTGAGGCTGGACCAGCCCGAGCACACCCGCTTCCGGCGGCTCCTGACCGGGCAGTTCACGGTGCGCAGGATGCGGCAGCTCGAACCGAGGATCGAGGAGATCACCTCCGACCGCCTGGACGCCATGGAGCGGGGCGACCGCCCGGCGGACCTGGTGCAGGCCTTCGCCCTGCCGATCCCGTCCCTGGT comes from Streptosporangium roseum DSM 43021 and encodes:
- a CDS encoding endonuclease/exonuclease/phosphatase family protein encodes the protein MIARKLMAAAALAVVTVPASAGQAQARTSSSAISVMSWNVCAGTNPGCFFYGRDMREVAVKVAWYAVTQPIRPDVIFLQEFCSGGTATLESLLEQKTGRAWTVRSSILTVKGGSPKVCAPDRQGRPRGHTAVTVAVAGNAATFQAHGLTSPPWYVKRMALCAAIPARRVNVCGTHLSAGLSYDDREPGAPFRRKQVEELLAAAAKPGYRAVFGGDLNLAPPDSRQSTAAKRRILAPVYAAYAECDQNGTRDGRWTEKHVREDGSVSKRKLDYLFAPRGSVTRCHVAQDAAPSDHRPIYVKVGLG
- a CDS encoding AAA family ATPase gives rise to the protein MSSESERFIVVTGGPGAGKSTLIDRLQEAGFARSEEAGRGIIQDQLVIGGRALPWIDPDLFAEAMLCWELRSYRLAVARAAPVFFDRGIPDIVGYLRLEGRPVPDHIHAAAQRFRYHRRVLVAPPWPEIYEQDDERRQSFETARQTYESMVAAYTEYGYELVTLPCVPVEERLRFVAGWIG
- a CDS encoding SDR family oxidoreductase; amino-acid sequence: MSRSGKVAGAAAWLLGDRASYVTGTVLPVDGGMVAVRG
- a CDS encoding TetR/AcrR family transcriptional regulator — encoded protein: MVDGPGLRERKKLRTRRALIEAALHLFEEKGYEETTVAEIAAAADISTRTFFSYFASKEDVVFFDGQARLDEIIDMIAHRRAGETVVELLLRVGELSMARTFAETDRLMELTPARTRLIMSVPVLQARALRLLFDTQLQLAEALHRAYSEEIDLVEAAAAVGALAGAAKLATMACLNRGDPPERIWEAVRRAIEIAMRGVQSAGSRPS